One Hippoglossus stenolepis isolate QCI-W04-F060 chromosome 9, HSTE1.2, whole genome shotgun sequence genomic region harbors:
- the spring1 gene encoding SREBP regulating gene protein, translating to MMMVLRRLLRKRWVLGVVFGLSLIYFLTSTLKQEERTIRDRTLLEVRDSDHRIPWKVRFNLGNSSRQITQCRNSIQGKTLLTDELGYVCERIDLLVNGCCNVIAPSSRQFICKSCLANGCCSIYEYCVSCCLQPDKQPLLEHFLNRAAEGFQNLFTAVEDHFELCLAKCRTSSQSVQHENTYRNPQAKYCYGESPPELLPV from the exons ATGATGATGGTGCTGCGGCGGCTACTGAGGAAGCGCTGGGTGCTGGGGGTCGTCTTCGGACTGTCGCTCATCTACTTCCTCACCAGCACACTCAAACAG GAGGAAAGAACCATACGGGACCGCACTCTCTTAGAGGTCCGAGACTCAGACCATCGCATCCCCTGGAAGGTCCGATTCAACCTGGGCAACAGCAGCCGACAGATCACTCAGTGCAGGAACTCCATCCAGGGCAAGACACTGCTCACAGACGAACTTG GTTACGTCTGCGAGAGAATAGACTTGCTGGTTAACGGCTGCTGCAACGTCATTGCACCCAGCTCCAGGCAGTTCATTTGTAAAAGCTGCCTGGCCAACGGCTGCTGTAGCATCTACGAGTATTGCGTGTCGTGTTGTCTGCAGCCTGATAAG CAACCTCTGCTCGAGCACTTCCTGAATCGAGCAGCTGAAGGGTTCCAGAATCTCTTCACTGCTGTGGAGGATCATTTCGAGCTCTGCCTGGCCAAGTGTAGAACGTCTTCACAA AGTGTTCAACATGAGAACACCTACAGAAACCCTCAAGCAAAGTACTGCTACGGAGAGAGTCCTCCAGAGCTTCTCCCCGTATGA
- the rnft2 gene encoding RING finger and transmembrane domain-containing protein 2 encodes MQRRHSSNTDGMPSERSRSQTLGSESSLDEGGVFDCLKPDSVSSPQQIFSGLVGVPSGSVSSAQFQAAGLVLGSPPEVFIQMTASSREEGGPHRSEGGSFLSRPPQHHHHHHHHHFHHQALQHRTSSLLQQAATSAGSERHGSREEGQEDPSTPAPALSELKAVVTWLQRGFPFILILLAKVCFQHKLGIAVCVGMASTFAYANSTFRHQVSLREERSVIVALWILMFLSGNIFYIYYTFSHEELHNSLIFSKPNLSSFDFFDLIWAVGITDFVLKYFTIGLKCFVLFLPKILLAFKSRGKFYLLIEDLSQLFRALVPIQLWYKYIMGEDPSNSYFLGATLIIIYSLCKSFDICGRVSAICKAGAVLCSSQSYGVRAGNQQCSEAGDVCAICQADFRDPIALLCQHVFCEECLCLWFDRERTCPLCRSTVIETMRCWKDGTTSAHFQIY; translated from the exons ATGCAGAGGAGACACAGCAGCAACACGGATGGCATGCCCTCTGAAAG GAGCCGAAGCCAAACTCTAGGATCCGAGAGCAGCCTTGATGAGGGAGGCGTCTTCGACTGCCTGAAGCCCGACTCAGTCTCCTCCCCCCAGCAAATCTTCTCCGGCCTTGTGGGTGTCCCCTCCGGTTCTGTCTCCTCCGCCCAGTTCCAGGCAGCCGGCTTAGTCCTGGGCTCTCCCCCTGAAGTTTTTATCCAGATGACCGCATCATCCAGAGAAGAAGGGGGCCCCCACCGCTCTGAGGGGGGATCCTTTCTCTCTCGCCCGCCGCagcaccaccatcaccaccaccatcaccacttCCACCACCAGGCGCTGCAGCACAGGAcgtcctctctgctccagcaggCCGCCACGTCGGCCGGCTCGGAGAGGCATGGCTCCAGGGAGGAGGGCCAGGAGGACCCGTCCACGCCGGCCCCGGCCCTGTCCGAGCTGAAGGCAGTGGTCACCTGGCTGCAGAGGGGTTTCCCCTTCATCCTGATTCTGCTGGCTAAAGTCTGCTTTCAGCATAAGCTCG gtaTCGCTGTGTGCGTGGGGATGGCCAGTACATTCGCTTATGCCAACTCCACATTCAGGCACCAAGTGTCATTACGG GAGGAACGTTCTGTTATTGTTGCTCTTTGGATCTTAATGTTCCTTTCAGGGAATATATTCTATATCTACTACACATTCAGTCACGAGGAGCTGCACAACAG CCTTATATTTTCCAAGCCCAACCTCAGCAGCTTTGACTTCTTCGACCTGATTTGGGCTGTGGGCATCACTGACTTTGTCCTGAAGTATTTCACCATCGGCCTGAAATGCTTCGTCCTCTTTTTGCCCAAGATTCTCCTGGCGTTCAAATCCAGG GGTAAGTTCTACCTGCTGATCGAGGACCTGAGCCAGCTGTTCAGGGCGCTGGTGCCCATCCAGCTGTGGTACAAGTACATTATGGGAGAAGACCCGTCTAACAGCTACTTCCTGGGAGCCACGCTCATCATCATCTACAGCCTCTGCAAG tcCTTTGACATCTGTGGACGTGTATCAGCCATATGTAAAGCCGGGGCTGTGCTTTGCAGCTCCCAG AGTTATGGAGTGAGGGCCGGCAATCAGCAGTGCAGCGAGGCGGGGGACGTCTGCGCCATTTGTCAGGCTGATTTCAGAGATCCCATCGCCCTTCTCTGTCAG CACGTGTTCTGTGAGGAGTGCCTGTGCCTGTGGTTCGACCGGGAGAGAACGTGTCCGCTGTGCCGCTCCACCGTCATCGAGACCATGCGATGCTGGAAGGACGGCACCACCTCGGCTCACTTCCAGATATACTGA